Proteins co-encoded in one Aquincola tertiaricarbonis genomic window:
- a CDS encoding efflux RND transporter periplasmic adaptor subunit produces MVLCATPLAQAGEGHDHGGGGAAPSANGPQRLPDGSVFLPKPAQRQLGVRTLTTAEAELPRSVELAGKVLMDPNAGGKVQPLNAGRIEPGPRGLPNPGQAVRKGEVLAYVVPSTAPIERSNQSSQLAELRAAKSLADKRVARLKELADTVPRKDIEAAESESASLTERIAAIGGGLATREALVAPVSGVIASAHAVAGQVVDARELVFEIVDPSRLRIEALAFDPALAANVGSATLAIGDKRVPLDFTGAARSLREQALPLGFRAQGAALDSLAVGQPVRVFVQTKDKVKGLAVPVASLMKNPANQTIVWVKSGPERFEPRTVTTESLDGVSVSVTAGLKAGDRVATQGATLINQVR; encoded by the coding sequence ATGGTGCTGTGCGCCACGCCGTTGGCCCAGGCTGGCGAAGGCCATGACCATGGTGGCGGTGGCGCCGCGCCCAGTGCCAACGGGCCGCAACGCCTGCCTGACGGCAGTGTGTTCCTGCCCAAGCCCGCGCAGCGCCAGCTGGGCGTGCGCACGCTGACCACGGCCGAAGCTGAGTTGCCACGCTCGGTGGAACTCGCCGGCAAGGTGCTGATGGACCCGAACGCCGGTGGCAAGGTGCAGCCGTTGAACGCAGGCCGCATCGAGCCCGGCCCGCGCGGCCTGCCCAATCCGGGCCAGGCGGTGCGCAAGGGCGAGGTGCTCGCGTACGTCGTGCCTTCGACGGCACCCATCGAGCGCTCCAACCAGTCGTCGCAATTGGCCGAACTGCGGGCCGCCAAGTCGCTGGCCGACAAGCGCGTGGCGCGCCTGAAGGAACTGGCGGACACGGTGCCGCGCAAGGACATCGAGGCCGCCGAGAGTGAATCCGCCAGCCTGACCGAGCGCATCGCCGCCATCGGTGGCGGCCTGGCCACCCGTGAAGCCCTGGTGGCGCCTGTGTCGGGCGTCATCGCCTCTGCGCATGCGGTGGCGGGCCAGGTGGTCGATGCGCGAGAGCTGGTCTTCGAGATCGTCGACCCGAGTCGCTTGCGCATCGAGGCCCTGGCCTTTGATCCGGCGCTGGCGGCCAACGTCGGCAGCGCCACATTGGCCATTGGCGACAAGCGCGTGCCGCTGGACTTCACGGGCGCAGCGCGCAGCCTTCGCGAGCAAGCACTTCCGTTGGGTTTCCGCGCCCAAGGTGCAGCCCTCGACAGCCTGGCCGTGGGCCAGCCGGTGCGCGTGTTCGTGCAGACCAAGGACAAGGTCAAGGGCCTGGCCGTCCCGGTTGCCTCGTTGATGAAGAACCCGGCGAACCAGACCATCGTCTGGGTCAAGTCAGGGCCTGAACGCTTCGAGCCCCGCACCGTGACGACGGAGTCTTTGGACGGCGTCAGCGTGTCAGTGACCGCCGGCCTGAAGGCCGGTGACCGCGTGGCCACGCAAGGCGCCACCTTGATCAACCAGGTGCGCTGA
- a CDS encoding efflux RND transporter permease subunit: MFKWLLDNSLGNRLLVIIASVVLMGYGAFTLSRTPVDVFPDLNKPTVTIVTEAGGMAAEEVEQLITFPLETTMNGLPGVETIRSVSSAGLSFIYVTFNWSTDIFRARQLVSERLASMEEGLAEGVLPRMGPISSIMGEIMQIAIPVDTSKISAMAVREYADWVLRPRLLSVQGVAQVIPIGGEVRQFQVQPNTVRMAELGISHEQMEAALKGYSSNTSGGFLELNGREYLIRNLGRTSRLDDLKNLALTAKNGQPILMRQVAEVTFAAATKRGDAGFEGKPAVILGIQKQPSADTIALTRNIEEALAGLKTSLPAGMEAPKVTFRQASFIEASITTLQGKLIGASVFVAVILFFFLGTLRPTIIALTAIPVSIFITALVFRYFGLSINTMTLGGLAIAIGGLVDDAVVGVENVLRRLKEDRAKHPTSRLHPLEVVAHATMEVRSAILYATVIIVLVFIPLFALPGLEGKLFVPLGIAFIVSTLASLIVSVTVTPVLSFYLLPRMKNLDHGDTKVLRWLKSSYQSSLQSVLNAPKAALTAAGAAVVVAMAAVPFFPTTFLPPFNEGTLLIGLRLNPGVTLAETSALARQAEVLVRQVPEVTHVGRRSGRAELDEHAEGVHVSELDVGLKPTAELTRTMDEIKADIRARLVNMPAALEIGQPISHRIDHMLSGVRSQIAIKIFGEDLDALRGQADVLRAKLAAIPGVADLQIEKQVLAPQIKVRVDYAAAAQYGVPAPQVLATLQNLVEGEKVTQIVEGSRRFALVVRVPESARSVEGLGKILIETPSGRIPLSKIATIEDGDGPNQISRDDGKRRIVLSANASGRALSEIVADIRAVVADTKLPEGYFITLGGQFQAQEEASRLVGLLSIVSLTLMFVVLFSRYKSGVLAALIMVNIPLALVGAVIGLWLSGQPLSVAALVGFITLAGISVRNGILKVSHYINLMRFEGENFDHKMIMRGSLERLSPVLMTALVTAFALAPLLFEAEQPGTEVLHPVAVVIFSGLISSTLLDTFLTPAMFWLFGRKPAAALMDSKDAEAL; the protein is encoded by the coding sequence ATGTTCAAGTGGCTACTCGACAACAGCCTCGGCAACCGGCTGCTGGTGATCATCGCCAGCGTGGTGCTGATGGGCTATGGCGCGTTCACGCTGTCCCGCACGCCAGTGGACGTGTTCCCCGACCTCAACAAGCCGACCGTGACCATCGTCACCGAGGCGGGCGGCATGGCCGCCGAAGAGGTGGAGCAGCTCATCACGTTCCCACTGGAAACCACGATGAACGGCCTGCCCGGCGTGGAGACGATCCGCTCGGTCTCCTCGGCGGGCCTGTCTTTCATCTACGTCACCTTCAACTGGAGCACCGACATCTTCCGCGCCCGCCAGCTCGTCAGCGAGCGCTTGGCGTCGATGGAAGAAGGCCTCGCTGAAGGCGTGCTGCCGCGCATGGGCCCGATCAGCTCGATCATGGGCGAGATCATGCAGATTGCAATTCCGGTGGACACCAGCAAGATCTCGGCGATGGCCGTGCGTGAATACGCCGACTGGGTGCTGCGGCCGCGCCTGCTGTCGGTGCAGGGGGTGGCGCAGGTCATTCCCATCGGTGGCGAGGTACGGCAATTCCAGGTGCAGCCCAACACGGTGCGTATGGCCGAGCTGGGCATCAGCCACGAGCAGATGGAGGCTGCGCTCAAGGGCTATTCCAGCAACACCTCTGGCGGCTTCCTGGAGCTGAACGGGCGTGAGTACCTGATCCGCAACCTGGGCCGCACCTCCAGGCTGGATGACCTGAAGAACCTGGCGCTCACGGCCAAGAACGGGCAGCCCATCCTGATGCGCCAGGTTGCCGAGGTGACCTTTGCGGCAGCCACCAAGCGGGGTGACGCGGGCTTCGAGGGCAAACCGGCTGTGATCCTGGGCATACAGAAGCAACCCTCGGCCGACACGATTGCGCTGACCCGCAACATCGAAGAAGCGCTGGCTGGGTTGAAGACCTCGCTGCCGGCCGGCATGGAGGCACCCAAGGTCACCTTCCGGCAGGCCAGCTTCATCGAGGCCTCGATCACCACGCTGCAAGGCAAGTTGATCGGCGCGTCGGTGTTCGTGGCCGTGATCCTGTTCTTCTTCCTCGGCACGCTGCGGCCCACCATCATTGCGCTGACCGCGATCCCGGTGTCGATCTTCATCACGGCCCTGGTCTTCCGCTACTTCGGCTTGTCGATCAACACCATGACGCTGGGCGGCCTGGCCATCGCCATCGGCGGCCTGGTCGACGACGCGGTGGTCGGTGTCGAGAACGTGTTGCGGCGCTTGAAGGAAGACCGCGCCAAGCATCCCACCTCGCGCCTGCACCCGCTGGAGGTGGTGGCCCACGCCACGATGGAGGTGCGGTCGGCGATCCTGTACGCCACGGTGATCATCGTGCTGGTCTTCATCCCGCTGTTCGCGCTGCCGGGGCTGGAAGGCAAGCTCTTCGTGCCGCTGGGCATCGCGTTCATCGTGTCGACGCTGGCCTCGCTGATCGTCTCGGTGACGGTGACCCCGGTGCTCAGCTTCTACCTGCTGCCACGCATGAAGAATCTGGACCACGGCGATACCAAGGTGCTGCGCTGGCTGAAATCCAGCTACCAGTCGTCGTTGCAGTCGGTCTTGAATGCGCCGAAGGCTGCCTTGACTGCGGCGGGTGCGGCGGTGGTGGTGGCGATGGCGGCGGTGCCGTTTTTCCCCACCACCTTCCTGCCGCCCTTCAACGAAGGCACGCTGCTGATCGGCCTGCGCCTGAACCCCGGCGTCACCCTCGCCGAAACCTCGGCCCTGGCTCGCCAGGCCGAAGTGCTGGTGCGCCAGGTGCCCGAGGTCACGCACGTCGGTCGGCGCAGCGGCCGCGCCGAGCTGGACGAGCATGCCGAAGGGGTGCACGTCAGCGAGCTGGACGTGGGCCTCAAACCCACGGCCGAGCTCACGCGGACCATGGACGAGATCAAGGCCGACATTCGCGCCCGCCTGGTCAACATGCCGGCTGCGCTGGAGATCGGCCAGCCCATCTCGCACCGCATCGACCACATGCTCTCGGGTGTGCGCTCGCAAATTGCGATCAAGATCTTCGGCGAGGATCTGGACGCCTTGCGTGGCCAGGCTGACGTGTTGCGCGCCAAGTTGGCTGCCATCCCGGGCGTCGCCGACCTGCAGATTGAGAAGCAGGTGCTGGCGCCGCAGATCAAGGTGCGGGTGGACTATGCCGCTGCTGCCCAGTACGGCGTGCCCGCGCCCCAGGTGCTGGCCACGCTGCAGAACCTGGTCGAAGGTGAGAAGGTCACGCAGATCGTCGAGGGCAGCCGGCGGTTTGCGCTGGTGGTGCGTGTGCCGGAATCGGCGCGCTCGGTGGAAGGCCTGGGCAAGATCCTGATCGAGACGCCGAGCGGCCGCATCCCGCTGTCGAAGATCGCCACCATCGAAGACGGTGACGGCCCCAACCAGATCAGCCGTGACGATGGCAAGCGGCGCATCGTGCTGTCGGCCAATGCCTCGGGCCGGGCCCTGTCAGAGATCGTGGCCGACATCCGCGCCGTGGTGGCCGACACCAAGCTGCCCGAGGGTTACTTCATCACCCTGGGCGGCCAGTTCCAGGCGCAGGAGGAAGCCTCGCGCCTGGTCGGCCTGCTGAGCATCGTGTCGCTGACGCTGATGTTCGTGGTGCTGTTCAGCAGGTACAAGTCGGGCGTGCTGGCCGCGCTGATCATGGTGAACATCCCGCTGGCGCTGGTGGGCGCGGTCATCGGCCTGTGGCTGTCGGGCCAGCCGCTGAGCGTGGCCGCGCTGGTGGGCTTCATCACGCTGGCGGGCATCTCGGTGCGCAACGGCATCCTGAAGGTCAGCCACTACATCAACCTGATGCGATTCGAGGGTGAGAACTTCGACCACAAGATGATCATGCGCGGCTCGCTGGAACGGCTGAGCCCGGTGTTGATGACGGCGCTGGTGACGGCCTTTGCGCTGGCGCCGCTGCTGTTCGAAGCCGAGCAGCCGGGCACCGAGGTGCTGCATCCGGTGGCCGTGGTGATCTTCTCCGGCCTGATCAGCTCCACCCTGCTCGACACCTTCCTGACGCCCGCGATGTTCTGGCTCTTTGGCCGCAAACCGGCCGCAGCGCTGATGGACAGCAAGGACGCCGAGGCCCTTTGA
- a CDS encoding DUF4148 domain-containing protein — translation MNIRKHAALSVVALAMGLPMVAQANSLYHPASNERGYTEHPDHWKSTKTRAEVLAEIEAARKDGTLALIQRNAPLPQKAIGPAKTRQQVIDEMLNEPAEERRARLALQTGG, via the coding sequence ATGAACATCCGCAAACACGCCGCTCTCTCCGTTGTTGCTCTGGCCATGGGTCTGCCCATGGTTGCGCAGGCCAATTCGCTGTACCACCCAGCCTCGAATGAGAGGGGCTACACCGAGCATCCCGACCACTGGAAGAGCACGAAAACGCGCGCTGAGGTGCTGGCCGAGATCGAGGCTGCGCGCAAGGACGGCACCCTGGCGCTGATTCAGCGCAACGCACCGCTGCCGCAAAAGGCCATCGGCCCCGCGAAGACCCGCCAGCAGGTGATCGACGAGATGCTCAATGAGCCCGCCGAAGAGCGCCGTGCTCGCCTGGCGCTTCAGACCGGCGGCTGA
- a CDS encoding heavy metal response regulator transcription factor codes for MKLLVVEDEIKLAEYLRKGLGEEGYVVELAHNGVDGLHLAMQGSHDLIVLDSMLPGIDGLGVLAALRQSKQTPVLMLTARQRVEDRVKGLQAGADDYLLKPFAFSELVARIQVLLRRARPTREPEGATVLGLADLELDLVRRKATRAGRRLDLTAKEFVLLTLLLRRQGEVLSRTEIAEQVWDINFDSATNVIDVAVRRLRGKLDAPFERPLLHTARGMGYVLEARDE; via the coding sequence ATGAAACTCCTGGTGGTCGAAGACGAGATCAAGCTGGCCGAGTACCTGCGCAAGGGGCTGGGCGAAGAGGGCTATGTCGTGGAGCTGGCGCACAACGGCGTCGATGGCCTGCATCTGGCGATGCAAGGCAGCCACGACCTGATCGTGCTGGACAGCATGCTGCCCGGCATCGACGGTCTGGGCGTGCTGGCGGCCTTGCGGCAGAGCAAGCAGACCCCCGTGCTGATGCTCACCGCTCGCCAGCGTGTGGAAGACCGCGTCAAGGGCTTGCAAGCCGGGGCCGACGACTACCTGCTCAAGCCGTTTGCGTTCTCCGAACTCGTGGCGCGGATACAGGTGCTGCTGCGCCGAGCGCGCCCAACGCGCGAACCTGAGGGGGCAACAGTCCTTGGCCTGGCCGACCTGGAGCTGGACCTTGTTCGGCGCAAGGCCACCCGGGCTGGCAGAAGGCTCGATCTCACGGCCAAGGAGTTCGTGCTGTTGACGCTGCTGCTGCGCCGCCAGGGGGAGGTGCTGTCCCGCACCGAGATTGCCGAGCAGGTGTGGGACATCAATTTCGACAGCGCCACCAACGTCATCGACGTGGCGGTGCGCAGATTGCGCGGCAAGCTCGATGCGCCCTTCGAGCGCCCCTTGCTGCACACGGCGCGTGGCATGGGCTACGTTCTGGAGGCGCGCGACGAATGA